The Litoribacterium kuwaitense region CGTATTGACGAGCCATGGCGCCCATTTACGATAAATGACAAACGACACTTGCAGAAGCATGAACGCTGACAAGTACGTATGCGCATTCCAAAACAGCTGATACGTCATTTGACTCGGAGCAGCTAGTCCAGTCCGTGACAAATACTGTACGTAAATATGTCCAAATGCAGCGGCGGCCCAGGCAAGCCATAATAAGGCGGTCCAAACACCCCACTTCGAGCGCAATGCGTCACGCGTCGCTGAAAAGAAACGCTCGACTTTGTCAAAATGCATGCCGAGTGTGACGCCGGTAAAATAGTAAGCCATATACGATAGAGAAATGCTCATGCGATTCTCGACTGTCACCCAGCCTTGTTCAAGACTGAAGACGAAAGCCCACTGAATGAGGAAGCCTATCCAAAACGCATGGATGGACCAGCGGGGGAACTTTTTAAAAAACCAGAGAAACAGTGGAAACATGAGATAAAATTGAATCGAGATAAATACGAAATACAAATGAGAGCTCGCTTTTCCGATCATGAGCCGTTTGAAAAATTCGCTCAGCATCTCATCCTGTGCCAAATACGTTGCGTATACATCATAATGGTACAAAAAATACATGACGGAAAACAATACATATGGCAAAATAATATACAGCATACGCCGCTTATAAAACGACGCCATCAATTTCCCCGTCAGCGGTCGAGCAGAATAACTGTAAAATAAGACGAAGCTGCTGAGCAGAATAAACGTCGGCGTGCCGTATTTAAAAAACGTGTTAATGGCATTGTAAAAACCGTAATAAGCGGTTCCTTTCATGTCAATGATCGTATATGAAGTCGCGTGCACGATAAGCACACCTAAAATCGCAATCGCGCGCGTCACATAAATTTCATTAATGTGCCTTGGT contains the following coding sequences:
- a CDS encoding acyltransferase yields the protein MQTKPRHINEIYVTRAIAILGVLIVHATSYTIIDMKGTAYYGFYNAINTFFKYGTPTFILLSSFVLFYSYSARPLTGKLMASFYKRRMLYIILPYVLFSVMYFLYHYDVYATYLAQDEMLSEFFKRLMIGKASSHLYFVFISIQFYLMFPLFLWFFKKFPRWSIHAFWIGFLIQWAFVFSLEQGWVTVENRMSISLSYMAYYFTGVTLGMHFDKVERFFSATRDALRSKWGVWTALLWLAWAAAAFGHIYVQYLSRTGLAAPSQMTYQLFWNAHTYLSAFMLLQVSFVIYRKWAPWLVNTLMHLGVTSFGIYLLHLLVLNKYNTTFQTGDPVMYHLFIAGGFAVSLVVSWIVVGLVMKFIPGYWILFGAKPKRMPKKERTTETPVDNKGQRVSSSAP